A genome region from Bacillaceae bacterium IKA-2 includes the following:
- a CDS encoding site-specific integrase — protein sequence MEQKYQTFEQLSSEVVKSLRDMSYSESRISQYRSAWQKLATFMENNQIEYYSASVGGAFIADFIGTGKYEEFSHWEKSIIRCVDVLTEFQSTGTFQYRRAKKSYQFYGCIGNPMVDFLNHRKSLGITENTLGHYRLNLHRFLSFFNEEGVMETEAIKKQHILGFVNQLGFYTPATRHSMLTTLRGFMRYLHDNGYTGIDFSYLIPKDNYKKQCKLPTTYTKNEVESLINTVDRSSPKGKRDAAMILLAARLGLRASDICLLKFENIHWEKNTITLVQQKTKNKIEHPLLIEIGEAIIDYLKYGRPKSDLPYVFLHAIPPYNCLNRSTLHSIVTFYLRRAGIKNITEKKHGPHALRHSLAGQLLEQKIPIHVISEVLGHKNTESTKTYLRIDLTSLSQCALDVPLLKTPFYAKEVE from the coding sequence ATGGAACAAAAATATCAAACATTTGAACAACTGTCCTCAGAAGTAGTTAAATCCCTTCGGGATATGTCCTATTCCGAATCAAGGATAAGCCAATATCGTTCCGCGTGGCAAAAACTGGCTACTTTTATGGAAAACAATCAGATTGAGTATTATTCAGCGTCAGTAGGTGGAGCATTTATAGCTGACTTTATTGGTACTGGGAAATACGAGGAATTTAGCCATTGGGAAAAGAGCATAATCCGGTGTGTGGATGTTCTAACTGAATTTCAGTCTACAGGAACGTTCCAATACAGAAGGGCAAAGAAATCCTACCAATTTTATGGTTGCATCGGTAATCCTATGGTGGATTTCCTTAATCACCGAAAATCTTTGGGTATTACAGAAAATACGCTTGGTCATTACCGATTAAATCTTCATCGCTTTCTTAGTTTTTTTAATGAAGAAGGAGTCATGGAAACCGAAGCAATTAAAAAACAACACATTTTAGGATTTGTGAATCAGCTTGGTTTTTATACACCTGCAACGCGCCACAGCATGCTTACCACTTTACGTGGGTTTATGAGATATCTACATGACAATGGGTATACAGGGATTGACTTTTCATACCTAATTCCAAAAGACAATTACAAGAAGCAATGTAAACTACCCACGACATATACGAAAAATGAAGTTGAATCATTAATCAATACTGTTGACAGAAGTAGCCCAAAAGGGAAGCGTGATGCTGCTATGATACTATTGGCTGCACGATTGGGATTGAGGGCTTCTGACATCTGTCTGTTGAAGTTTGAAAACATACACTGGGAAAAGAATACAATTACACTTGTTCAACAAAAGACTAAAAATAAGATTGAGCATCCACTTTTAATAGAAATAGGAGAGGCTATTATCGATTATCTGAAGTATGGACGGCCTAAATCTGATCTTCCTTATGTCTTCCTACATGCAATCCCGCCATATAACTGCCTAAATAGATCGACTTTGCATAGCATTGTTACTTTTTATCTCCGTCGTGCTGGCATTAAAAACATAACAGAAAAGAAACATGGTCCTCATGCTTTGAGGCACAGTCTTGCTGGGCAACTACTGGAACAAAAAATACCCATCCATGTTATATCAGAAGTGCTAGGTCACAAGAATACCGAAAGCACAAAAACTTATTTACGAATAGACTTAACATCTTTGAGCCAATGCGCATTAGATGTTCCACTCTTAAAAACGCCATTTTATGCCA